DNA sequence from the Peptococcaceae bacterium genome:
TTGACGAGATATACGGCAACAGCGAGGCGGCGGCAGCGTTCTGGCGCGTTCCCGACCGACCCAAGCCTCATAACCTTTATGCCAGTTCCGACAGCCTGCGCCGCTCGGCCAAAGCGTTAAAGTACGACCTGGGAACGCCGCCGCCGCAGCATCCCACTTTTAAACCGGATACCGAGATGACAGGTGAGAGCATCAGCGATGTGACTATTTTTTACGCGAACAGGAAAAGCCTTGTCCGGTACGTATTCAATAAGGAAAAGAGGGTATTTGAACGCTATATGGAGGAAAAACCGCACCTCACAGCCAAGGGAGAACAGCTTACCGGAGCCAATGTCATTGTCCAGTACGTGCCTTACCAGTATATAGACGGCGACGGGCGGCTCCAGTTGATCATGCACGGGTCAGGCCAGGCCCTGGTATTCAGCGACGGCAAAGTCATCAAGGGTTTGTGGCAGAAAAACCCTGGAGGTCATGCCAGGTACACGGATTTGAAAGGCAAAACGATCGCTTTGATGGAGGGCCCCACCTGGATCGAGGTGGTGCCAAAAGGAACACGTGTCGAGTATTGAGGTGAGCGCTGAGATGGATTACGGCAAACTTGTTCAGGCTGCGCAGGAAGCCAGGGAGAGGGCGTATGCGCCTTATTCGGGTTTTAAAGTGGGGGCAGCCCTTTTGGGCTTTGACGGCCGGGTCTTCACAGGGTGCAACGTGGAAAACGCTTCCTATGGACTTACCCTCTGCGCAGAAAGGTCGGCCCTGGCCAGGGCTGTTGGCGAGGGGGTTTATTCATTTCAGGCCATCGCTGTAGTTACAGGGCTTGAAGAGCCTGCCGCGCCGTGCGGCGCCTGCCGGCAGGCGCTGGCCGAGTTTTCGCCTGAAATGACGGTTGTCCTGGCCAACAATAAAGGGACAACAAAGGTAACGAGCTTGAAGGAACTGCTGCCCCTCGCCTTTGGCAAGCCTGACCTGGGGGAGGGAAGGCACTGTGAGTGAGGGGCACCGTTCGGGATTCATTGCTTTGATCGGCCGGCCCAATGCCGGCAAGTCCACTTTGCTGAACAACCTGGTAGGCCATAAGATTGCCATAACGTCCGATAAACCGCAGACAACGAGAAATAAAATACTGGGGATTTTGACGGGAGAAGGCTGGCAGATGGTTTTCCTTGATACTCCTGGTATTCACAAGCCAAAGGACAGGCTCGGCGAGCACATGGTCAGGGTGTCCATGAACACCCTCAATGAAGTTGATGTGATCTATTACCTTATTGATGTCTCCGTCCCTTTTGGCGGCGGGGATGCCTTTATCATGGAAAAGCTCAAACACGTAAAAACGCCGGTCTTTTTGCTGCTTAATAAAATTGACTTGCTGGATAAGCCCCGGCTGCTCCCCCTGATCGATTTCTATCAAAAAAAGGGAGAATGGCAGGAAATCGTGCCTGTTTCAGCTTTAAAGGGCGAGAGCATCGATTCTCTTCTGAAAACAACCATCGAACGGATTCCTCCCGGCCCGCGCTATTATCCCGGCGAGGCTGTCACCGACCAGCCGGAGCGGGTTCTGGCAGCGGAGTTTATAAGGGAAAAGGTGATTGAAGCCACCAGGGAGGAGGTCCCCCATTCCACTGCGGTCGAAGTGGAACAAATGGAGCGACGGAGTGAGGGACTTTTATATATTGGGGCCGTAATTTACGTGGAACGGGAGTCCCAGAAAGGCATCCTGATCGGCAAAAAGGGCGAAATGCTTAAATTTATCGGCAGCAGAGCCCGTTTTGACCTGGAGAGGCTTTTTGGCAACAGGGTTTACCTGGAACTCTGGGTGAAGGTTAAAGCCGGCTGGCGCAGCAAGGAAAAAAGCCTGCGCGAGCTGGGCTACAAAGACTGGTAATTAACTGCTAAAAGGACGTGTAAGAATGCGGCGCGCGCTGGCTTACTTCATTTGTGCGGTGTTAATCGTTTCAGGTTCAATTTATGGCAAAACCCTGCGGTACGAGCGAACGGGCGAACCTGAAACGATGGCTAAAGGAGTTGTTCTGGAGGCGAAAGAGATCGAGCTGCAGGCTGAAGAAAAGAGCTTGCCCGACGAAAGACAGTGGTCCGTCAGGGTGCAAATCACCAGCGGCCCTTACCGGGGGCGCTGTATTGACACCGAGCATTATTACGGCGGTAACCCGGCGTATGATTTTCTTGTTTACCCGGGAGACGAGGTCGTTCTCAGCCTGGAAGTTGAGGACTATGTATTAAAAAACGCCTATATAGCCAACCTTTCACGCGAAAAATACTTATACTACCTGTTTGCCCTGTTTATCGCCGGCATACTGCTGGTTGGAGCCAGGCAGGGGCTGAAGACGGTCGTTTCGCTTCTCATAACGGGCTGGGCCATTCTCAAAATAATGCTGCCGGCCTTATTGGCCGGCAGGAATCCTCTTGCCGTCACGCTGTTCGTCAGTGGGGGAATTACCATCATCACGCTTCTTTTGATTGCGGGTTTAACCCGCAAGTCCCTGGCGGCGATTGCCGGCACGATGGTGGGAGTGCTTTTTGGCGGTCTTTTGGCCCGCCATATTATTGCGTTAACAAAGGTTAACGGGATGGGCTCCGAAGAGAGCAGGTTGTTCTTTTACACTTTTGCCGAGGGAAAACTTGACTTTTCGGGCCTGCTCTTCGCGGGAATAGTGATCGGCGCGCTGGGGGCGGTAATGGATGTGGCCATGTCCATTGCCTCCAGCGTCAATGAAATACACGAGGTTGATCCTGACCTTTCTTTTGTGCAGTTAACAAGGAGCGGGCTTAATATAGGCAGGGACATTATCGGCACGATGGCCAACACGCTTGTCCTGGCCTACACCGGCAGCGCCCTTACATTGATGTTGCTGCTGCTGGCCAACGCTATTCCTTACCTGAAATATATCAACCTGGACTTAATCGCTACCGAGGTTATCCGCGCGCTGGCAGGCAGCCTCGGCATGGTAATGGCCGTGCCTTTTACCGCTGTCATCAGCGCTGCGCTGTGTTATACTCCCAAGCCCAGCAGGAGACCGGCCCGGTAGACCAAAAAGCAGATCAGCCATGCCAGCGCGAGCGTGTAACCGATGGAAAAAAGCGGCCATTTCCAGGTATTTGTCTCTCGCCTGATCACGGCGATGGTGGCCAGGCAGGGCACGTAAATCAGGACAAACAGCATCAGCACGTACGCGTTTAAAGGTGTGAACCCTGATTGGAGCCGCGCACGTTCGGCAAAGGTCCTGACCGGTTCCTCACCGGCTGTGGAGAGGGATTCCGTGTCTTCAATGCTGTAAAGGGCGCCCAGGGTACTCACGATCACTTCTTTGGCCGCAAAGCCTGAAATAAGGGCGATACCTGTTTTCCAGTCGAAGCCAATGGGTTTCAACAGGGGTTCCAGAACGCGTCCCGCCATCCCGGCATAGCTGTGTTCAAGCTGAACGGCGGGGCTGGTGTGGCTGCTGCCGCTGTTTCCCGCAAGAGGGAAGGTGAACAGGAACCACATCAACAGTGAGGCCAGCAGTATGAGGGTACCTGCTTTTTTTAAATAGAGGCGGGTCCTCAACCACATTTGCGCAAGAACGCTTTTCAGCGTAGGCATGCGGTAGGCCGGGAGTTCCATCACAAACGGCTCGGATTCTCCGGGTAATACCCAAGAGCGCAGGATTTTTGCCGTGATCACGGCCAGGACGATTCCTATGAGATAAATGGAAAAAAGGATCGAGCCAGCCCTGCTTTTATCGAAAAAGGCAGCAGAAAGCAGGGTATAGACAGGGAGACGCGCCCCGCAGCTCATTAAAGGAACCACCAGTATCGTCACCAGCCTGTCGCGGCTGTCTTCCAGGGTGCGGGTGGCCATAACGGCGGGAATCGAGCAACCGAAACCCAGCAGCATGGGGATGAACGACTTGCCGTGCAGGCCCACCAGGTGCATGAACTTGTCGGTAACAAAAGCGGTGCGGGCCATGTATCCTGTTCCTTCCAGCAGGGCGATCCCCAGGTAAAGCATTAGAATATTGGGCAAAAAGACGACGACCCCTCCGACACCGCCAATCAGGCCGTCAACCAGCAGCGACTTGAGCAGTCCTCCGGGAAGCAAGTCTTCAAGGAGCAGGCTTAACTTGACAAAACCCGCATCGAGCCATTCCATAGGCACTGCTCCCAGGGCAAAGGTGAACTGGAAAAGGAGCCACATCATCCCCAGGAATACTGGGATTCCCAGCACGCGGTGGAGAAGGACCCTGTCGATAATGTCCGTGAGCGACTCCCTGACCTCGCGGGTCAACTTCTGGGCTTCACGACAGGCCCCTCGCACAAAGGCGTAGCGCCCGTTAATGATCAGCGATTCGGGGTCCTGGTTGTAAAGCTGTGCCAGGAACTGGCGGCTTTTTTCAACTTGTTCGCTTATCCTGCCGCTTTCCGGCAGTGCTTCTATTTTCTTCATGACCTCCCTGTCATGTTCAAGGAGTTTTATTGCCGACCAGCGCCGGAGGGCATCGCCTCTTTCTTTTCCGGCATAAAGACCGGGGGGGATGAGCCCCTGGATCAGGAGTATCTGTTTTTCTATGCGGTCGTCATAACGCAAGGGTTTGTCCGCAGGATTTTTTTGTTCGCTGGCCGCCTGGACGGCTGCCTCCAGAAGTTCCCTGGTTCCTTCGTTTCTTGTTCCCACCACCGGGATGACCTGCGCTCCCATAAGCGAAGAGAGGAGGTCATAGTCGAATACTATTCCCTCTTTGTCCGCCATATCGACCATGTTCAGGGCTATGATCATAGGCAGTCCCAGCTCTTTCAACTGAACGGACAGGTTGAGATTTCGTTCGGTATTGGTGGCGTCCACGATGTTGACAATAACGTCGATGTTTCCTTCCAGCAGCTCATGGCGGGCCACCACTTCTTCGGGAGAATAGGCCGTCAGGCTGTACGTCCCCGGCAGGTCTATTACGGTTATCTCGGTGTCGCCGCAACTGGTTTTACCTTCTTTCTTTTCCACGGTCACGCCGGGATAATTTCCCACTCGCTGCCGGGAACCGGTCAGGTTGTTGAAGATTGTGGTTTTCCCCGAGTTCGGGTTCCCCGCCAGGGCGATGGTGATGTTTTTCTTCATAGATAATTGACCTCTAATTCTTTTATTCTTTTATTCTTTAATTCTCTTTGGTTATTTCCACCAGTTCGGCCTCTTCTTTCCGGAGCGAGAGGAGACAGCCCT
Encoded proteins:
- a CDS encoding DUF3048 domain-containing protein is translated as MRGKYLNLRRAVICLLVSMALGALAFYLLRDQINNGITLDHFTRSKPNAEKIKEPVVPYPGWNDKKRQRALAVVIDNAPEARPQSGLEQADIIIELPVEGGLTRLLAIISGENQELVGPIRSARSYIVDLAREYNSILVHAGGSPDALETIDREGIENLDEIYGNSEAAAAFWRVPDRPKPHNLYASSDSLRRSAKALKYDLGTPPPQHPTFKPDTEMTGESISDVTIFYANRKSLVRYVFNKEKRVFERYMEEKPHLTAKGEQLTGANVIVQYVPYQYIDGDGRLQLIMHGSGQALVFSDGKVIKGLWQKNPGGHARYTDLKGKTIALMEGPTWIEVVPKGTRVEY
- the cdd gene encoding cytidine deaminase, encoding MDYGKLVQAAQEARERAYAPYSGFKVGAALLGFDGRVFTGCNVENASYGLTLCAERSALARAVGEGVYSFQAIAVVTGLEEPAAPCGACRQALAEFSPEMTVVLANNKGTTKVTSLKELLPLAFGKPDLGEGRHCE
- the era gene encoding GTPase Era produces the protein MSEGHRSGFIALIGRPNAGKSTLLNNLVGHKIAITSDKPQTTRNKILGILTGEGWQMVFLDTPGIHKPKDRLGEHMVRVSMNTLNEVDVIYYLIDVSVPFGGGDAFIMEKLKHVKTPVFLLLNKIDLLDKPRLLPLIDFYQKKGEWQEIVPVSALKGESIDSLLKTTIERIPPGPRYYPGEAVTDQPERVLAAEFIREKVIEATREEVPHSTAVEVEQMERRSEGLLYIGAVIYVERESQKGILIGKKGEMLKFIGSRARFDLERLFGNRVYLELWVKVKAGWRSKEKSLRELGYKDW
- a CDS encoding YibE/F family protein, with amino-acid sequence MRRALAYFICAVLIVSGSIYGKTLRYERTGEPETMAKGVVLEAKEIELQAEEKSLPDERQWSVRVQITSGPYRGRCIDTEHYYGGNPAYDFLVYPGDEVVLSLEVEDYVLKNAYIANLSREKYLYYLFALFIAGILLVGARQGLKTVVSLLITGWAILKIMLPALLAGRNPLAVTLFVSGGITIITLLLIAGLTRKSLAAIAGTMVGVLFGGLLARHIIALTKVNGMGSEESRLFFYTFAEGKLDFSGLLFAGIVIGALGAVMDVAMSIASSVNEIHEVDPDLSFVQLTRSGLNIGRDIIGTMANTLVLAYTGSALTLMLLLLANAIPYLKYINLDLIATEVIRALAGSLGMVMAVPFTAVISAALCYTPKPSRRPAR
- the feoB gene encoding ferrous iron transport protein B; this encodes MKKNITIALAGNPNSGKTTIFNNLTGSRQRVGNYPGVTVEKKEGKTSCGDTEITVIDLPGTYSLTAYSPEEVVARHELLEGNIDVIVNIVDATNTERNLNLSVQLKELGLPMIIALNMVDMADKEGIVFDYDLLSSLMGAQVIPVVGTRNEGTRELLEAAVQAASEQKNPADKPLRYDDRIEKQILLIQGLIPPGLYAGKERGDALRRWSAIKLLEHDREVMKKIEALPESGRISEQVEKSRQFLAQLYNQDPESLIINGRYAFVRGACREAQKLTREVRESLTDIIDRVLLHRVLGIPVFLGMMWLLFQFTFALGAVPMEWLDAGFVKLSLLLEDLLPGGLLKSLLVDGLIGGVGGVVVFLPNILMLYLGIALLEGTGYMARTAFVTDKFMHLVGLHGKSFIPMLLGFGCSIPAVMATRTLEDSRDRLVTILVVPLMSCGARLPVYTLLSAAFFDKSRAGSILFSIYLIGIVLAVITAKILRSWVLPGESEPFVMELPAYRMPTLKSVLAQMWLRTRLYLKKAGTLILLASLLMWFLFTFPLAGNSGSSHTSPAVQLEHSYAGMAGRVLEPLLKPIGFDWKTGIALISGFAAKEVIVSTLGALYSIEDTESLSTAGEEPVRTFAERARLQSGFTPLNAYVLMLFVLIYVPCLATIAVIRRETNTWKWPLFSIGYTLALAWLICFLVYRAGLLLGLGV